The following DNA comes from Microbacterium wangchenii.
CGGTCGAGGCCTCCCCCAGCACGAGCAGTCCGATCAGCACCGCCACGAGCGGATCGATGACGGTGAGCCCGGCGATCACGAGGTCGGGCGGCCCGACCGAGTACGCCGTCTGCACGAAGTACGCGCCGATGGCGACGGCGGCCAGCAGCGCCACGACGCACAGCAGCGTGAGCCACTCGAAGTCGCCGCTCTGGATGCGGCTGATCACGACCTTGGCGAGCGTGGCGACGAAGCCGTAGATGACACCGGCCGCGGTGATGTAGAACAGCGCGCGCATCCGCTTGCGCAGCCACAGCCACAGCACCGCGAAGACCACGATGACCACGGCCAGGATCGCCAGGATGATCACCAGTTCACGGGAACCGACCTGATGCTCGGTGGCGAAGAAGGCGGCGATCGTGACGAAGGTGAGGATGCCGCCGATGCACGCGACGATGGCGATGATCGACTGACGCGTGGGCTTGTGCCCCGACAGGCGGGCGTTCAGCAGGGTTGTCACGACGAGCGCGACGGCACCCAGGGGCTGCACGAGGATCAGCGGCGCCACCGACAGCGCGCCCAGCTGGCACACGATCGCGAGCCCCAGCATGACGGTGCCCAT
Coding sequences within:
- a CDS encoding DMT family transporter, which codes for MIGVDLSLGDVTDELVGIFRDPGILLGIPLALLGAIFMSFGAQYQHRGVAKVERLSGKAGTSGLNGGQLLGLLRRPSWVMGTVMLGLAIVCQLGALSVAPLILVQPLGAVALVVTTLLNARLSGHKPTRQSIIAIVACIGGILTFVTIAAFFATEHQVGSRELVIILAILAVVIVVFAVLWLWLRKRMRALFYITAAGVIYGFVATLAKVVISRIQSGDFEWLTLLCVVALLAAVAIGAYFVQTAYSVGPPDLVIAGLTVIDPLVAVLIGLLVLGEASTAPVWALVGFAIAGAVAMWGVIQLTRHHPQIVSDSQELPIPRGRSSKKPRRD